In Pseudorasbora parva isolate DD20220531a chromosome 1, ASM2467924v1, whole genome shotgun sequence, the DNA window acacacacacacacacacacacacacacacacacacacacacacacacacacacacacacacacacacaccagtatatattaaataaaaatatcacattaaataaATTAGGCTCTTTTTAAAACTAAACACATAACATGTTCCAAAGTTTCTTCCTCGTGCTATTCAAACATTTTGGGGCATTGAGTAAAAGATTAAGCATATCTATTGCAAAATAATCTGTCATTGTCTGGTTTTCAAAAAATTCCAACCCTTCCTATCAACACCACCCATCGTAGAGAAACATGTGATTTCATGTAAATGTTAAAAGAGTTCAGGGCAAGTCCTGGGTCAGCTTTCCTGTTTACCCCCTGAAGCTCTTTGCTCACTCTCTAAGTACCCAAGCTGCATTGGTAGACCTGGAGCTCAAGGTTAAGACACCGACATGTTTTTATCTAAAGCCGGGTACATACTGTGCGATTTATAATAGTCTTTTACGATTGTttcttgtcagactgtacgaacatgatcccctaTTTAAGCAattcacactgtaagatctaatttgtcattaatgtcagactgtacaatTGGTGAGGAGTGCTAAAACGGATGCAGGTAAGAACATTTTTAAACCGGTGTTTAATATCACCAATGAACAGCGGcatagcaccaaattttgggccctgggtacaaaccatcttgctgggcccccatACCAAGTACCATAGTGATACCAATGGGTGGGGTTttgcatttttatcataaaaacacttaaaacgtaaacaaaataAGCCACGCTTTGattaatgtatatgtatgtatagaaaactacTGACTTactgacttctaagggcccccgccccctgcctcgggccctgggtACTCGGTACCCTTTACCCCCAGTCTGACGACCCTTCCAATGAATGATATTCATTCATCATCAATTAATATCACTGTTCGGTGAAAGTGAGCTGCATTACGCACAGGATTGAAATGGTGGCTACAAATAAATCTCTAGCGCTCATTTGGTCacagtttgtcttgaaaaacgaaAGATAATTTGATTGTTGTCCTAGGATAAGTCACACTGGAGGagtgtgtgccaaatcttctgacactgccagaattacctgaggtaaaatttgatggCAGCACTCATTAATCGATTGCCGGggtgaacatgtcaaaataACCATCAAGGACTTCAGATTTTaacctaggatcagaggaagcttttaggatttgcaaattttgtctcagacggccaaatcgttgGAAAAATTGCAAAGTGTGTACCCGGCTTAATGCAATGCTCTCTCATCACTGGTCATTTCCTGTGCCTTATCTATTTGGCCAGAGCTTTGTGGTTCAAATGCAGTCATTGTTCAGAAATAAATCTTGCGTGTCAACTGAAATATCAAATAACAGGGAATTTGTGGTCGATCACTTGTTTGAGGCTAGTTCAGTGATGGCAGAGTAAAAAAGCAGGAGTCTTGATTTGTAGTGCattgattattttatatttttaatgaagagcCACCCTAATATTAAGAGTTTACATTTCTTTTCCATTAATTGCAATACTCCATATTAGGATACAACCAACATTTGTATATGGAATAGTTATTCATTAATAGTAATTCATCTTTAAGGGTTGATTGAGAAACATGAATTCAGCCTACTGGAGTAGTTTAAAGACTATTTCATTGTTAATTAAGTAATTAGCTATCACTGTTCATGTAAACTTCACATTTGAGCAATACAGTGCCTTTAAGCATTTTAGTACAGCTCCTGAACATTTTCTTGCTGGATtaacttttattttcttaaactCATCATCAGTTGAGGTTGCAAATCATCACTTTCTCTGGTTTGTTAAACCACGCAAGTGCTCAGGGGTCAGGGAATACCCAAGATCCCGTTTGCACAGCATTCTTTGTCACCCGCTCAGCTTTTTACCCACTGTTTCCTTAAGCCTTTTCCTCTTACTCATCTCTTTATGAAAAATGGAGAACTCCAAATAATCACCTAACCTTCTCTATGTTTAAAGAATAGCATAGCCTGCCAGATGCCTAATTATGCAATTTGATAAGAAGACCAATATCTCTAAGTAAAGTAGGTAACATCCAGGATTAATAGGTTATGATGTTATGAACATCAGGAAACAACATTTCCCTTTTGTAATTTCctgtttatcataatttttatAGTCTAAAAAGTCTCTTAATCCACATAAATGATGATACTTTACTTGGAAGATCCTTAATCAGCATGGTATTTTCCATGGACACTGCATAAAAGTTAAGTGAGGTTCTGATCAATGATCATATGATTTTTCTGTTGTCTGTGCAATACACCAGCAGAGCCTTGCCTATGAGTTTCATGTAGACATATTTAGTCTTGTTTCTAATAAAGTATATTCCTCAACAGCTCTGATATAGTAATTTCACGTTTTTGTGAACAAATACATCAGTTTTACTTTCAAGATCTCTTATCCTCCTTCCTTCACAGCAAGAGGATCCCACGTTTAAAGTTTCCTCTATGTTCTCCTCAACCACATCTGGTGTCTTTCACCCACTCTTCAGCTATTGTTGATCAGTTATTTGTCATAATTTCCACAAACAAAATACTTCAATAATTGTTTGTTTGAACTCCCTAACAACAGAGTAAAACAATGTTGCAATTTAACAGAAGGGTCAAGTGAGAAGGTCAAGTGAGAACAGCCCACTCAACAAATTACTGCTGGATCATAGTTGGCTAATGTGGGTttgcatacactgtaaaaaaaaaaaaaaattccgtttaacttaaaaaagtaagtaatctggttgccttaaaattttgagtttattgaaattaaaaatttgagttaatacaatgaaggaaatgtgtttaataaatagaaactcaaaatattattgtatctgaaccacataaaaaaattaataaatctgGTAAATAGAACTATTTGGCATGTtgcactgcatcatcagaaataaaactcacacaattacccaatatgcttacaaaatcttttaatatttttttttaataaaggttgtcgaatctcaaaaaaatttcattgtattaactcaaaattttaatttcaatgaactcaaaattttaaggcaactaggtaactttttttctaaataattttttacagtgtagaagaGTTCTCTTCTatcatttttaatgtaacattcaatcaatcaatcaactttatttatatagcgcttttacaatcacgattgtgtcaaagcagcttcacagtgtcaaacaggataatattgcgacaaaattagatttggctgtacagtcgtactggagagaacagtgatgttatcagcttattttaatttatcatatagcgacaatgttggcagatcagtattatagtttatagaattaaataagacctaattcatacattttatttgtataataagttgaataactttaatcatatttttagtgtccccaactgagcaagccaagccaaaggcgacattAAGACTATTGCTCCTATTCCTGGATGTTGAAGGAAAATATACAGTCAAACCgaaatgtattcagacaccttcaacaatTTCTcatattatcacagtttattcactaTTGGGTAATAAAATATTACCCATATTTTAagggtaataaaatatgacaagaattcagagttaaactgtcagaacaaattcatcttggtaatgtcagataacttagatagaaaggtatgtaatggattacaatcaaccaatccgccgttaaatttaagtacacaattaaataatatCAATGGTTCATTTTGTTGAATGAAGTCATTGCATTGTGTGTAGTCATTGCAGTTTACAAATACATTCATTCTGATCAACGTTTCAGTAACAAGCCAAAGTATCAAGGTGATTTCAGGTTGATTGGACACTTTTTACCATTGAGAAATGGGAAAAAGTGTCCCACTAGTAATTACAGTTATAATACTCTCAgttttgttttctcagagcCGGAAGTTAGAGTTTGAATATTGCATAAAAGCACTTAATCTTTCAAAATGTGGCTTTGGTCTGTTCCTTTCCCAAAGATTCCTGTGGTTACAGTATAGCAAACTCATTCCTTTGGGAAATGGAGTTGGCGTTCCCTTTGAGCGCTGCAAGTTCAATTTTCCATTCACAAGTTTACTAGAGGAGAGGCTCAGTTGACATGACAACATGACATCACTACTAGGACAGAGTTAAATGTTCCTGTAACACTTCAGTATTCTGTACTAATAAAATAGGCTTTTCCACACTACTTAGCAGAATTTTTAGTAGACCATTATGTTTATAGGAATGAAGTGTAAATTCATATGTCACCATACGTCCAAATGAGTAAAAGAGGGGACATTATAGTACATTTGACAGTATACACTATTTAGTGCTTGCATGCAAGTCATGAAAACAAGGACATGTAAAAACATCTGTGagcttaattaaaacattacataatGTTTTCCCACTTCATGGCCTGTGAAGTTATTTTTTGACACTTCATTGTCTGGTCCATTCAAGGTCTCACTCCCTTTACAGTTAGTTGATAAGGAGACAGATGTTGTGTTCCAGTAAAACAGTTGGTAAGTACTTTAACATTACTTAATGGATGGTTGTAGGCTACctggcttgttttttttttttgttcagtgTTTTATAGATGCTTCTCTGCAGGCCTTCTATTCGCATTCAGCCTGCGCCATATTCCATGTTTGGTCTTGATGATAAAGCTCATACCAGGGAGAATTAAACGTGACTTGAAACATAGCTCCAGGTTATTTGTATGTCTCATGTCCTCCTGTCCCTATCACCAAACTATTCCTTATACTTGGAGAATGTAGCCTTCTTTATGAGCATGTGTGAAGGAATGTGTTTTTGGTAGAGCCAAATATGGTAATGTAATGTGTCATCTTTCCCAAAGGTGAGTCAATGGTTCAGCTTAATGTTCTTAATTGTTCTAGATGAAGAACCTATTTGTATACATGTTGTGGTTGCTGAGTGTTAAAGGGGATAAATTAGGTCTAATTCAGTCTAAATATCGCCAGTTGTTGGCATgctaatccatccatccatccatccatccatccatccatccatccatccatccatccatccatccatccatcccttgTTTTGGATTTTATTTACTCAGTTATATATTTAGTCtggcaaaaaaatgtaaataactaataataatcataataaaatcTATTACTGAAATGTGTATGTGAGAGTTTTATTAATGACTGAACGAGGAGCTGTAACCTCTGCTGctagactagactagactagactaTTATGACTTTGCTGTTAACGGTCCTGTAAAAATGAAAAGAGACAGACAGGGAAATAGACTGGGTGGGGGGAAAGTGTTTATGTTTGTCTGTGTGAAAAAAGGGGAGAGGGGGACTAAAAAAGCAGACAAGGATGACTTCATAACTTCCGCTAGAGTGTGTGCGCGACTGAAGGGGAGGTCTCAAGTCCTTTAAATAGAGCCAGGCGCTGCTCACAGACACTCTCAGTACAACTCTGTGCTTGCATTGGAGGATCACAATAACGAGCTAAATCTACCAAGAAACTCAACGAAAGCAAAGAAAAACTTCTTTAAGGTACTTGTATGCTCTTGTTCTGCTTCATACCGCAAATGGACAAAATGCGTAGACTATATAACCGATGAGtagatttaaactttttttcattGTAACTGAGTAACAATATTATGCTGCTGATATGTTTTGATGTGAACAGCATGGAAAAACTTTGGGCTAGATTGGGTTAATGTGATTGTTAGTTGTGTTATTATCAGTTGTTAATCTGAACAACAGCTTGCACATTATCGTTGTGAGCCTTAGAACTGTTGTAGCCTATACAAACGCTCATATATTGATCTGTAGGTAAACGTTAGGCATGAAAAAGTGAGTCAAGATAGACAAACAGAAATAGCATGGTAACAGTGGGGGGTGCTTTTGGCACATGAGGGAGAATTTTCACAAGGGAAAGTAAAGAAGCAGCTTGTTCTCTTTTTGGACGATGTTGAAGCATTTGTTTGTCTCCATGGTTTTGCCTAGTGAGCACACCCATATTGTAACCAGAAAaatgaagaaggaaaaaatgtcTTTCATAAACTCTTTACCAGCAAactttaccccccccccccacacacacacacacataatactactactactactaataataataataataacaacaatctGCTGACATCTCTCTCTTCTTCCTCACTTATTCAGAATGCAGAGCCTGAGTATGATGCTGATCTTTACCCTTTGCGGGTCAAGCTTGTGCAGCCTTATCCAGGAGAAACAGACGGATTTTGGACTGCAGGTTTTCTCCACAGCCGTCGAGTCTGCTCCGGACAGAAATCTGGCTCTCTCTCCCTATGGCATCTCCTCTGTGCTGGGCATGGCTCAGCTGGGTGCCTATGGCAGCACACATGAATTGCTCACCTCCAAGATGGGCTACTCACTACAAGGTAGATAAATAAGAGCAGTAGATGTAATTCAGATCAACTCAAAATATGTTCTGGAACAGCTTAGAAGAAACGTAATTCTAAATGTAATAAGTACATGTATAATTTATCTTATATTCTGATATTTAAAACATAATATCTTGCTTCCCTAATGTAACATGTAAAGATTTTCTTAACTCAATTCTTTCTTTCTGTTTGATAGTACGAGGAATGCCAAAGCAACAAAGGCTTCTTCAGAGAGATTTGGCAAGTGAAGATGGAGTGGAAGTGGCCAGCGGTGTCATGGTCGACAGGAAGATCCTCTTGGAAAAGGTCTTTAGACGCAGCCTGACCAAAGCCTTCCAGAGCATCCCACACCAAATAGACTTTAGCCACCCAGAGATGGCCAGGCAGGTGATCAACTCCTGGACATCTGACCACACTGGTGGTAAGTTATTAAAGTTAGtgctattttgaataaattgccAGTGGTAATTCTCATTTGTACATCTCTTCAGTTAAGTGCAAATGTAAGCTCACCAATCACACACTAAGATGCTTAACTTGACTTGTTTTAATTTTCTTAGGAATGATTTCTGACTTCCTCCAACCTGGGGTGCTGAGTGAACAGACACGTTTAGTTCTGTTAAATGCCCTCCATTTCCATGGGATTTGGAAGACACCCTTTGACCCTAAACTTACTACGAAACAGCTCTTCCACAGAGTCAACGGCAGTGCTATATCTGTTCCTATGATGACAACGACTCAAAAATTCAACTATGGTGAGTGTCAGTGATTCTTTTAAAAGAACTGATAGATGGATTGATGGCAGGGaaagatacatttaaaaatctaaGGTTATTTACAGCAGTTTTTTTCTCCAACCAGGTGAGTTTGTGACTGAGGATGGTGTGGACTATGATGTCATTGAGGTGCCTTATGAGGGGGAGTCCCTAAGTATGCTTCTGGTGACACCATTTGAGAGAGATGTGCCTCTGATGGACTTGAACAAAGAGCTAAGCAGCAGCAGGATTCACCAATGGAGAAAAGAGATGAGAAAGATTAGCAAACGACTGGTTATTCCAAGGTAACCAAGACTTTGATCCATTTCTGTGAACTTTCTTTagcttttaacaaaaaaatgttttagcaTTTAAAACAAGAGGCCTAATGTATGTTATGATGATTTTTCAGGTTCTCTATGGATGCAGAAATTGATCTGAAGTCTACACTCACCAAGATGGGTCTTGGAGACCTTTTCAGCCAGAGCAAAGCTGATTTCTCTCGCATTACCAGTGAGTATTAGAAATTcacattttattatgttttgtttgggaATACATTTTAATGGATTCTCTTTGATTTAATctaacatgttttttctttctcactGTCTCTCTCTGTTCCAACCACTTAGCTGAGGAACCTTTATGTATATCCAAGGTCCTTCAGAAAGTAAAACTTGAGGTGAATGAAGAAGGAACCAAAGGCTCATCTGCCACAGGTACAGACACTGAATTGCTAGCTACCAcaacaaatatttaatcgcATTAACAATCATTATAGTGATTCCAAAATGCATCTTTTACATTATTCTGTGACTCCACAGCGGCTGTCATCTACTCTCGCATGGCTGTAGAAGAGATCACACTAGACAGGCCGTTCTACTTCTTCATTCAACACACACCCACTGGTCAGTTGTGCTTTCACctcatttcattacattttgatggatttttatctaAATAAATGTCAGTCTAATTTTggacatttgtttgtttgtttgtttgctccctCAATATTAATATATCCTGCTTAACTTCACAGGTGCATTGTTGTTCAGCGGTCAAGTTAACCAGCCTCAGGAATACTAACAGACTAAAGGAACAAACAGGACAACAAACAGAAGTACCAAAGAAACTGCTAATAAGTTTGTACACAACATACTACTGAAGACATGAGATCTGTTTTAAAATGAAGTCGGGGAAAAATGCAAAACATTCTATATCTGGCATTTGAGCATAGCTTGGAGTGCCAAACTTTAATAAGGAATAACAAAGTTATTCAGTATGTTTTCTCTGCTATAGTGGTATGCTAAACCTGCTATAGAATATGAAAAGAGAACATTAACATTCAAAGCATATGTCTGAAACATCAAGGACATAATTTAAAGCCTCAGCAGACAAAAGTCTA includes these proteins:
- the serpine1 gene encoding plasminogen activator inhibitor 1 yields the protein MQSLSMMLIFTLCGSSLCSLIQEKQTDFGLQVFSTAVESAPDRNLALSPYGISSVLGMAQLGAYGSTHELLTSKMGYSLQVRGMPKQQRLLQRDLASEDGVEVASGVMVDRKILLEKVFRRSLTKAFQSIPHQIDFSHPEMARQVINSWTSDHTGGMISDFLQPGVLSEQTRLVLLNALHFHGIWKTPFDPKLTTKQLFHRVNGSAISVPMMTTTQKFNYGEFVTEDGVDYDVIEVPYEGESLSMLLVTPFERDVPLMDLNKELSSSRIHQWRKEMRKISKRLVIPRFSMDAEIDLKSTLTKMGLGDLFSQSKADFSRITTEEPLCISKVLQKVKLEVNEEGTKGSSATAAVIYSRMAVEEITLDRPFYFFIQHTPTGALLFSGQVNQPQEY